In Brevibacillus brevis, a genomic segment contains:
- a CDS encoding cation:dicarboxylate symporter family transporter yields the protein MKRFGLAIQIVIGLILGILVGAIFFGNPAVATYLQPIGDVFLRLIKMIVIPIVIATLIVGVAGVGDVKKLGKIGGKTILYFEIVTTIAIVVGLLAANIFQPGVGVDMSHLSKTDIHSYVETAESTQSHSMIDTFVNIVPKNIFDAIVRGDMLAIIFFSVLFGLGVAAAGERGKPVLNFFQGVADAMFWVVNAIMRFAPFGVFALIGVTVSKFGLSSLVPLGKLVILVHVAMLFFILVVLGTIARMSGIKITQIIRILKDELLLAYSTSSSETVLPKIMEKMERLGCPKAIASFVIPTGYSFNLDGSTLYQALAALFIAQMYGIHMPISAQITLMLVLMVTSKGIAGVPGVSFVVLLATLGSVGIPLEGLAFIAGVDRLLDMARTVVNVVGNSLAAVVISRWEGQFDKKKAEQYLKEVSNKAA from the coding sequence ATGAAGCGGTTTGGATTAGCGATTCAGATTGTCATCGGTCTCATTCTGGGGATCCTGGTAGGGGCCATTTTCTTCGGCAACCCTGCTGTGGCTACCTATTTGCAGCCGATTGGTGATGTCTTCCTTCGTCTGATTAAAATGATTGTGATCCCGATCGTAATCGCGACGTTGATCGTCGGTGTTGCCGGTGTCGGCGACGTCAAGAAGCTGGGGAAAATTGGCGGGAAAACGATTTTGTATTTTGAAATCGTTACCACGATTGCGATTGTTGTCGGACTTCTGGCAGCGAACATCTTTCAACCCGGTGTCGGCGTAGACATGTCCCATTTGTCGAAAACCGACATTCACAGCTACGTGGAGACTGCTGAATCCACACAAAGCCACAGTATGATTGATACCTTCGTCAACATCGTGCCGAAAAACATTTTCGATGCGATTGTCCGCGGCGACATGCTGGCGATCATCTTCTTCTCCGTCCTGTTCGGACTGGGGGTAGCGGCAGCAGGCGAGCGCGGAAAACCGGTTCTGAACTTCTTCCAGGGTGTGGCGGACGCCATGTTCTGGGTCGTAAACGCCATCATGCGTTTCGCTCCATTCGGGGTATTTGCCCTGATCGGGGTTACCGTTTCCAAGTTTGGTCTTTCTTCTCTCGTTCCGTTGGGCAAATTGGTCATTTTGGTCCACGTGGCGATGCTGTTCTTCATCCTCGTCGTGTTGGGCACCATTGCCCGCATGAGCGGAATCAAGATTACGCAGATCATTCGAATTTTGAAGGACGAGCTGCTGCTGGCTTACTCGACATCCAGCTCCGAGACGGTTCTGCCGAAAATCATGGAGAAAATGGAACGTCTGGGCTGTCCGAAAGCGATCGCGTCCTTTGTCATCCCGACAGGCTATTCGTTCAACCTGGATGGGTCGACGCTGTACCAGGCGCTCGCGGCGCTGTTCATCGCCCAAATGTACGGCATCCACATGCCGATCAGCGCACAGATCACGCTCATGCTGGTGCTGATGGTCACTTCCAAAGGGATTGCAGGTGTGCCCGGGGTATCGTTCGTCGTTCTCTTGGCGACGCTGGGTTCCGTTGGTATTCCGCTCGAAGGTCTCGCATTCATCGCGGGGGTCGACCGTCTGCTGGACATGGCGCGCACAGTCGTAAACGTAGTCGGGAACTCTCTGGCTGCCGTTGTGATCTCGCGTTGGGAAGGCCAGTTCGACAAGAAAAAAGCCGAGCAATATTTGAAAGAAGTAAGCAACAAAGCTGCTTAA
- a CDS encoding DUF4272 domain-containing protein has product MKQCTLYVSIGEHQKVLDAIGQAFREQAVETSADGRSVTAVDRRWFGKRSITFNIMREDADPDEFLQMKRGMYGYVYQIETGHEQVKQKLLLQITALNVAVGIVASHELDPKTIESILEMAEAVHGIVFLPNGNTLDSQGRLILSPDGDSELEDFRVTVSSDLIDGHIKPSKSGEERKERSLKLLEERGIPSIRHLPVIVGDEDAVLRTKEEVVQRAIALCLIAVYAGGVTEGGDVQEEREFIEGIIEQYGAASFFTEKEKAFLQDAQPDRTAAIQMVWMYECYWVLLWALGYKEELEFPGQICDVNAAIDVLKQAGDYATFLEGAVLRSKEEILDQADLIYRYDWACVDARIHDRTVAGGLDGGVVMERHRALNWLICYMEDDWDHVQMDT; this is encoded by the coding sequence ATGAAGCAATGCACGCTGTACGTATCGATTGGGGAGCATCAAAAGGTTTTGGATGCCATCGGGCAGGCTTTTCGCGAGCAAGCAGTCGAGACATCGGCAGACGGGCGTTCGGTAACAGCAGTGGATAGAAGATGGTTTGGCAAGCGCAGCATCACCTTCAACATCATGCGCGAGGACGCGGATCCGGATGAGTTTCTCCAGATGAAGCGAGGGATGTACGGGTACGTGTACCAAATCGAGACCGGTCATGAGCAGGTCAAGCAGAAGCTGCTGCTCCAAATCACGGCGCTTAATGTAGCGGTAGGGATCGTCGCGAGCCATGAGCTGGACCCGAAGACAATCGAGTCCATCCTGGAGATGGCCGAGGCTGTGCACGGCATCGTCTTTCTTCCCAATGGAAACACCTTGGACAGCCAGGGAAGATTGATCCTGAGCCCGGATGGCGATTCGGAGCTGGAGGATTTCCGGGTGACGGTGAGCTCAGACTTGATTGATGGCCACATCAAGCCGTCAAAGTCCGGTGAAGAGCGCAAAGAGCGGAGCCTCAAGCTGCTGGAAGAACGGGGCATTCCTTCCATCCGGCATCTTCCTGTCATCGTGGGAGATGAAGACGCTGTGCTCCGGACCAAGGAGGAGGTTGTTCAGCGAGCGATCGCCCTTTGTCTGATCGCCGTGTATGCAGGCGGCGTCACAGAAGGCGGGGATGTGCAGGAAGAGCGGGAGTTCATCGAGGGAATCATCGAGCAGTACGGGGCAGCCTCTTTCTTTACGGAAAAGGAAAAAGCGTTTCTGCAGGACGCGCAGCCGGATCGCACGGCAGCCATCCAGATGGTATGGATGTACGAATGCTACTGGGTGCTCCTGTGGGCGCTCGGGTACAAGGAGGAGCTCGAATTCCCCGGCCAGATCTGCGACGTCAACGCGGCGATCGACGTCCTGAAGCAGGCAGGCGACTACGCGACCTTCTTGGAAGGCGCTGTCCTTCGGAGCAAGGAAGAGATCCTGGATCAGGCGGACTTGATCTACCGGTACGATTGGGCATGCGTGGACGCGCGAATCCACGACCGGACAGTGGCAGGCGGGCTGGACGGCGGAGTGGTAATGGAGAGGCATCGGGCGCTCAACTGGTTGATCTGTTACATGGAAGACGACTGGGATCACGTGCAGATGGATACATAG
- a CDS encoding NUDIX hydrolase codes for MKRVDVVSAIIRNEEGKILLVQNRKGDSFYWGPPGGAVEEGETLEQALHREVREETGYAIRVTGLSSFVKDRGHHVLFFTFFAQVTGGSIQISDPDDDIVEVRWADARQANELMPDLAAALQLEVGQEQARPFYAFEGTRN; via the coding sequence TTGAAAAGAGTCGACGTGGTATCCGCCATCATCCGGAATGAAGAAGGGAAAATTTTGCTCGTACAGAATCGGAAAGGGGATTCCTTTTATTGGGGCCCGCCGGGTGGGGCCGTGGAGGAAGGAGAAACGCTGGAGCAAGCCCTGCATCGCGAGGTGAGGGAAGAGACCGGATACGCCATTCGCGTAACCGGATTGAGCTCTTTTGTAAAAGACAGAGGCCATCATGTGCTGTTTTTCACTTTTTTTGCACAGGTCACCGGTGGATCCATCCAAATCAGCGACCCCGATGATGACATCGTGGAGGTGAGGTGGGCGGACGCCCGACAGGCCAATGAGCTGATGCCGGATCTGGCGGCAGCACTCCAGCTGGAAGTCGGGCAGGAACAGGCACGACCCTTTTACGCTTTTGAAGGAACACGGAATTAG
- a CDS encoding (Fe-S)-binding protein produces the protein MLKEALIDKLDYEELANCMRCGFCQPACPTFRETGYEAASPRGRIALMKAVADGVMEPDQDFVDQMNLCLGCRACEPVCPAGVPYGQLIEQTREAIEQVQEHPPWVKAVRKIAFTHLFPRQDRLYRLGSLLHLYQRSGLQKVVQKLGVLRVLPKQLREMEAIMPEATGKGVSEYLGARVIPAVGERKRRVGMFHGCIMDVLFNETNLNTVRLLAEAGCEVVIAEGQVCCGALHAHSGEREAAKDLARKNIAAFREADVDVIVSNAGGCGALLQEYDHLLAHDPDWEEDAKWFSSRVKDISEVLAELVEPDSWGALPGPVRVTYQSSCHLRNGMKVTKEPVSLLQSIPGATYVPLREGDRCCGSAGIYNLVQPEMAGNLLDEKMGHVAATQADILVTSNPGCLLQMKAGIKRAGLEDRMEAVHLVDLLARVRTKTGTASVERRGSS, from the coding sequence GTGCTTAAAGAAGCGTTGATCGACAAACTGGATTATGAAGAGCTGGCCAACTGCATGCGCTGCGGCTTCTGCCAGCCGGCCTGTCCGACCTTCCGGGAGACGGGCTACGAGGCAGCATCTCCGCGGGGACGGATCGCCCTCATGAAAGCTGTGGCGGACGGCGTCATGGAGCCGGACCAAGACTTCGTGGATCAGATGAATCTGTGCCTCGGCTGCCGCGCCTGCGAGCCTGTCTGTCCGGCGGGCGTCCCGTACGGCCAGCTGATCGAGCAGACGAGAGAAGCCATCGAGCAGGTGCAGGAGCATCCTCCGTGGGTCAAGGCCGTCCGCAAGATCGCCTTTACCCATCTGTTCCCTCGTCAGGACCGGTTGTACCGTCTGGGCAGCCTGCTGCATCTCTACCAGCGCTCCGGCTTGCAAAAAGTCGTGCAAAAGCTTGGTGTGCTGCGTGTCCTGCCGAAGCAGCTCCGCGAAATGGAAGCGATCATGCCCGAGGCGACGGGAAAAGGAGTCAGCGAATACCTCGGTGCGAGGGTCATCCCGGCTGTCGGCGAACGAAAGCGGAGGGTCGGCATGTTCCATGGCTGCATCATGGATGTGCTTTTCAACGAGACCAATCTGAACACGGTGCGGCTCCTGGCCGAAGCAGGCTGCGAGGTCGTCATCGCCGAGGGCCAGGTGTGCTGCGGAGCCTTGCATGCGCATAGCGGAGAGAGGGAAGCCGCGAAAGACTTGGCGCGAAAAAACATTGCCGCCTTCCGCGAGGCGGATGTGGACGTGATCGTGTCCAATGCGGGCGGCTGCGGAGCGCTGCTCCAGGAGTACGACCATTTGCTCGCGCACGATCCGGACTGGGAGGAAGACGCGAAGTGGTTTTCGTCGAGGGTCAAGGATATCAGCGAGGTGCTGGCCGAGCTGGTCGAGCCGGACTCCTGGGGAGCTCTGCCCGGACCTGTGCGAGTCACGTACCAGTCTTCCTGCCACCTGCGCAACGGCATGAAAGTCACCAAAGAGCCGGTCAGCCTGCTGCAGTCGATCCCCGGCGCTACCTATGTGCCGCTGCGCGAAGGGGACCGATGCTGCGGCTCGGCGGGCATCTACAACCTGGTGCAGCCCGAGATGGCAGGCAACCTGCTGGATGAAAAGATGGGCCATGTCGCCGCGACCCAGGCTGACATTTTGGTCACCTCCAATCCCGGCTGCCTGCTGCAGATGAAAGCGGGAATCAAGCGCGCAGGCCTGGAGGACCGGATGGAAGCCGTACACCTCGTAGATTTGCTTGCGAGAGTGCGGACGAAGACGGGGACGGCGTCTGTCGAACGAAGAGGATCGTCATAA
- a CDS encoding DUF4179 domain-containing protein: MKCSDCRHRLLLTFEDESALSQDKGIQEHLASCAACRAMLSRLRMEGEVVTEAIGLERLPDSFTRSVLDQLEPYSPQQVPDVSAAPLSPRKRRKATWRRAAVAVCAAVFLGMAAGSYISPAFAAYVSSFMSRIGGELGLKRAVEQGFGIAVNQAVTDQGITLRIKDIVADPTRLVVSYVLEDENGKEPPNLFVPAYEGNRIYLTDEAGNMINESPDVFQQGRGYADYTFMLKSPPNDLVLHFDITDMKPAAKKQGSWKLEVPVNFEKSREASSYTPIGASYSSPHGIDFTLEGVTYGPSATRFTLGTRRTPEEKERLKEWSKQGRDGASLGEYSLEYHIEDQAGRFVAGLSSDPPEDNRHIYFTPGYSSPPEHTEDDTWRWYGAFVPSQSPEELWFVLDAIVKTEAADFSIQFRPSELSAAPVTKRYEEFSSSYTVKNMRQGTDPETNEPVWLIELVGMMPESDFPAWRLADETGLEYEVRTDYSTSSVSGDANGNMLEQTLIVKGMPALPKNLTLSLKTVKKRYDDLNWKVALPSK; the protein is encoded by the coding sequence ATGAAGTGTTCTGATTGCAGGCACCGTTTGCTGCTTACCTTTGAAGACGAAAGCGCACTTTCGCAAGACAAAGGCATCCAGGAGCATCTCGCGTCTTGCGCTGCATGCCGAGCGATGCTCTCCCGCCTGCGTATGGAAGGAGAGGTTGTGACGGAAGCGATCGGACTGGAGCGGTTGCCCGATTCCTTTACCCGTTCGGTTCTGGATCAGCTGGAGCCGTATTCTCCCCAGCAAGTACCTGATGTCTCGGCAGCGCCTCTGTCTCCACGAAAGCGGAGAAAAGCGACGTGGAGACGGGCTGCCGTGGCCGTTTGCGCCGCCGTTTTTCTGGGGATGGCGGCGGGTTCCTACATCTCTCCCGCTTTTGCTGCGTATGTCTCTTCGTTTATGAGCCGCATAGGGGGAGAGCTGGGTCTGAAAAGGGCGGTGGAGCAAGGATTCGGCATCGCCGTCAACCAGGCTGTCACCGATCAGGGGATCACGCTGCGGATCAAGGACATCGTCGCCGATCCGACTCGGTTGGTCGTCTCTTATGTGCTGGAGGACGAAAATGGCAAGGAGCCGCCGAATCTGTTCGTACCTGCCTATGAAGGCAATCGGATTTACTTGACAGACGAGGCCGGCAATATGATCAATGAATCTCCGGACGTATTCCAGCAGGGAAGAGGGTACGCGGATTACACGTTCATGCTGAAATCGCCGCCCAATGACCTGGTCCTTCACTTCGATATCACGGACATGAAACCGGCCGCAAAAAAACAGGGAAGCTGGAAGCTCGAGGTGCCGGTCAATTTCGAGAAAAGCAGGGAAGCCTCTTCGTACACGCCGATCGGGGCAAGTTATTCCTCCCCCCATGGAATCGACTTCACCCTGGAGGGGGTCACGTACGGGCCGAGCGCCACCCGCTTCACTTTGGGAACGCGAAGGACTCCCGAAGAAAAGGAACGTCTGAAAGAGTGGAGCAAACAGGGGAGGGACGGGGCATCCCTGGGTGAATACAGCCTCGAATACCACATCGAGGACCAAGCAGGAAGGTTTGTCGCCGGCCTTTCGAGCGACCCGCCAGAGGACAACCGCCATATTTATTTTACACCGGGGTACAGCTCGCCCCCCGAACATACAGAGGACGACACCTGGCGCTGGTACGGAGCATTTGTGCCTTCCCAATCCCCTGAGGAGCTGTGGTTCGTCCTGGATGCCATCGTGAAGACCGAGGCCGCCGACTTTTCCATCCAGTTCCGGCCATCTGAGCTGTCCGCCGCCCCGGTCACCAAGCGGTACGAGGAGTTTTCCAGTTCCTATACCGTCAAAAACATGAGGCAGGGAACGGACCCGGAGACGAACGAACCGGTCTGGCTGATCGAACTGGTCGGGATGATGCCGGAATCTGATTTTCCGGCGTGGAGACTGGCGGACGAGACCGGCCTGGAGTATGAGGTGAGAACGGACTATTCCACTTCCAGCGTCTCCGGAGATGCGAATGGGAACATGCTGGAGCAGACATTGATCGTCAAAGGAATGCCTGCGCTTCCAAAGAATCTGACTTTGTCACTGAAGACGGTGAAAAAACGGTATGACGATCTGAACTGGAAGGTGGCCTTGCCGTCGAAATAG
- a CDS encoding FAD-linked oxidase C-terminal domain-containing protein, which produces MLPEHIRSELRAIVGEQHCLDKQEALVAYSYDATPMQQSLPDVVVMPNSTEEVAQIMRVAAKHQIPVVTRGAGSNLCAGTIPVGGGIVLVLNRMNRIVEIDEQNLTITVEPGVRTSDIHQAVEARGLFYPPDPGSMVISTIGGNIALNSGGLRGLKYGTTKDYVLGLEAVLPNGEIIRTGGKLMKDVAGYDLTKLLVGSEGTLAIITQAILKLIPKPQTQRVMLAMYADMSQAARSVSDIIANRIIPGTLEFLDQGTIRVVEDFKQIGLPTDVAAILLIGQDGEPQSVDRDVERIAEICRKNDAVQIKVATTPEEAEEVMTARRSALAALSRMRPTTILEDATVPRAQIAPMVAAIQEITERYGLHICTFGHAGDGNLHPTCMTDARNHEEIERVEEAFAEIFAAAIDLGGTITGEHGVGIVKAPYLEWKVGAAGIEVMKGIKKAFDPQGLLNPGKMFAKESRNRVVIRRA; this is translated from the coding sequence ATGTTGCCAGAGCACATTCGCTCCGAGCTGCGCGCCATCGTCGGCGAGCAGCATTGTCTGGACAAACAGGAGGCGCTGGTCGCGTACTCCTATGATGCGACGCCGATGCAGCAGTCGTTGCCTGACGTCGTCGTCATGCCGAACAGTACGGAGGAAGTAGCGCAGATCATGCGGGTGGCAGCCAAGCACCAGATTCCCGTCGTGACGCGCGGTGCCGGGTCCAATCTCTGCGCCGGAACGATTCCGGTCGGAGGCGGTATCGTACTTGTCTTGAACCGAATGAACCGCATCGTGGAAATCGATGAGCAAAACTTGACGATAACGGTCGAGCCCGGCGTGCGCACCTCCGACATCCATCAGGCGGTTGAAGCCCGTGGCCTGTTTTATCCACCCGATCCGGGCAGCATGGTCATCTCGACGATCGGCGGAAACATCGCGCTCAATTCGGGAGGTCTTCGCGGTCTCAAGTACGGAACGACGAAAGATTACGTGCTGGGACTGGAAGCGGTCCTGCCGAACGGGGAAATCATCCGCACCGGCGGCAAGCTGATGAAGGACGTGGCAGGCTACGACCTGACCAAGCTTTTGGTCGGAAGCGAAGGCACGCTGGCGATCATCACCCAGGCGATCCTGAAGCTGATTCCGAAGCCGCAGACCCAGCGCGTGATGCTGGCGATGTACGCGGACATGTCGCAGGCAGCTCGCTCTGTATCGGACATCATCGCAAACCGGATCATCCCGGGGACGCTGGAGTTTTTGGACCAAGGGACGATCCGCGTGGTGGAGGACTTCAAGCAGATTGGCCTGCCGACAGACGTAGCCGCGATTCTGCTGATCGGCCAGGACGGCGAGCCGCAATCGGTAGACCGGGACGTAGAGCGGATCGCGGAGATTTGCAGGAAAAACGATGCGGTGCAGATCAAGGTCGCGACGACGCCGGAAGAAGCGGAAGAGGTCATGACCGCGCGCCGCAGCGCTTTGGCGGCTTTGTCGCGGATGCGCCCGACCACGATACTCGAGGATGCGACAGTGCCTCGCGCGCAAATCGCGCCGATGGTGGCAGCCATCCAGGAAATCACGGAGCGGTACGGTTTGCACATTTGCACCTTTGGTCATGCAGGTGACGGCAATCTGCATCCCACCTGTATGACCGATGCGCGCAATCACGAAGAAATCGAGCGGGTGGAAGAAGCGTTCGCGGAAATTTTCGCCGCCGCCATCGATCTGGGCGGAACGATCACGGGCGAGCATGGCGTCGGAATCGTCAAAGCGCCTTATCTGGAGTGGAAGGTAGGTGCTGCGGGGATTGAAGTGATGAAGGGCATCAAGAAAGCCTTCGACCCGCAAGGCCTGCTCAATCCCGGTAAGATGTTCGCCAAAGAGTCCCGGAACAGAGTGGTGATCCGTCGTGCTTAA
- a CDS encoding sigma-70 family RNA polymerase sigma factor, with product MKDDNECVREVLAGNKEAYGFLIEKYKDRIYTLLMRMIHDAQDAQDLTQECFIKAYQYLRSFDPERKFSSWLFRIAVNLCLNTLQARQKNQRHPAEWDDEWLVDETSPESILLQKEHVAEIRDVIEELPEHYRIVLLLRYLEEMSYQEISTVLDVSVSTVQMRLHRAKQKLRERFQPSWKGGRVNEVF from the coding sequence ATGAAGGACGACAACGAATGCGTACGGGAAGTATTGGCGGGAAACAAAGAAGCGTACGGGTTTCTCATCGAGAAATACAAGGACAGGATTTATACGTTGCTGATGCGGATGATCCATGATGCCCAGGATGCGCAAGATCTTACGCAGGAATGCTTTATCAAAGCGTATCAATATTTGCGCAGCTTTGATCCCGAGCGGAAATTTTCATCCTGGCTGTTCCGAATCGCCGTCAATCTTTGTTTGAATACGCTGCAAGCCCGGCAAAAGAATCAGCGCCATCCGGCGGAGTGGGATGATGAATGGCTGGTGGATGAAACCAGCCCCGAATCGATTTTGCTGCAAAAAGAGCATGTGGCGGAAATCAGGGATGTCATCGAGGAGCTGCCCGAGCATTACCGGATCGTACTGCTCTTGCGCTATCTGGAAGAGATGAGCTATCAGGAAATCAGCACGGTTTTGGATGTCTCGGTCAGTACCGTACAGATGAGGCTGCATCGGGCAAAACAAAAGCTGCGGGAACGATTTCAACCATCGTGGAAGGGAGGGAGAGTAAATGAAGTGTTCTGA
- a CDS encoding suppressor of fused domain protein: MKNILLEEFSPICPVQAFVEEDEHGVYFYLWDHPGTEYARIRSCCVRNYGTAPADLDLSAMEDGSAPMLPRDCCAHPNGAERLDPDRLSIVWLEEGDAAALLYENEVLSVIPGWAGPSEDGSHYPAYARDCVAESSLCFPLGTPETNALYARIESAQQFWSSWDAHPWPDLQQRYLDAITSSLGPVKTYYGIDGGQWPPKALVTVEKGDVTYAVTLGVSILPQPKVEQYTEKPELLRRFELAFAFETSSLAPHEKEILSYISGQTSLPWSYLTFLAHGHTLPCREIGQADDRFASVLLAKPENAPAIAFPDKSGDPVQLLWMIPLTDAELRFAKEHGSASLLERVDGSSQMWVFDGKPKFLGS; the protein is encoded by the coding sequence TTGAAAAATATCCTGTTGGAGGAATTTTCACCCATTTGCCCAGTTCAGGCGTTTGTCGAAGAAGACGAGCATGGCGTTTATTTCTACTTGTGGGACCATCCTGGCACGGAATACGCCCGCATCCGCTCTTGCTGTGTCCGCAACTACGGGACGGCTCCCGCAGACCTGGATCTGTCAGCCATGGAAGACGGGAGTGCCCCGATGCTGCCTCGCGATTGTTGCGCTCACCCGAACGGCGCGGAGCGGCTCGACCCTGACCGGCTCTCCATTGTATGGCTGGAAGAAGGGGACGCCGCTGCCCTTCTCTATGAGAACGAAGTCCTTTCCGTCATCCCAGGTTGGGCGGGGCCATCCGAAGACGGCTCCCACTATCCCGCCTATGCACGAGATTGCGTCGCCGAGTCTTCCCTTTGTTTTCCGCTTGGCACGCCCGAGACGAACGCCCTGTATGCCCGGATCGAATCGGCGCAGCAATTTTGGTCGAGCTGGGACGCTCATCCTTGGCCGGATCTGCAGCAGCGGTATTTGGACGCCATCACTTCTTCCCTAGGCCCCGTGAAAACGTACTACGGCATCGATGGCGGCCAATGGCCTCCCAAAGCACTGGTAACCGTCGAAAAAGGGGATGTCACCTATGCCGTGACCCTCGGCGTATCCATTTTGCCGCAGCCCAAAGTCGAGCAGTATACCGAAAAGCCCGAGCTGCTGCGCCGGTTCGAGCTGGCCTTCGCCTTTGAAACCAGCTCGCTTGCCCCACATGAAAAAGAGATCCTGTCGTACATCAGCGGGCAAACTTCCTTGCCCTGGTCCTATTTGACCTTCCTTGCCCACGGTCACACCCTTCCGTGCCGGGAGATCGGCCAGGCCGACGATCGGTTCGCCTCCGTCCTGCTCGCAAAGCCGGAGAACGCCCCTGCCATCGCGTTCCCCGACAAATCCGGAGACCCTGTCCAACTGTTGTGGATGATCCCGCTGACGGACGCGGAGCTGCGATTTGCAAAGGAGCATGGATCCGCTTCCTTGCTGGAGAGAGTCGATGGCAGCAGCCAGATGTGGGTCTTTGATGGCAAGCCGAAATTTCTCGGCAGCTGA
- the ytvI gene encoding sporulation integral membrane protein YtvI — protein MTIRKILLLAILLAIAFFLLPHSVPFLLALLTAILLEPMVMFLIRRLHLNRLSAVIGSFLLFLLLFGVGAYWLGTQIVVQSVDLAQRLPAYSQHLFELLESTIVRWEVYYASLPAETVFQIQQLFESLKTSALNGASSLAKGILGAVATIPGFLLTTIIYMVALFLISLDLPRLRAGFMRLFTPSAREKVNVVLSQLNRATVGFLRAQIILSFVTFLLAWLGLVILHVKYSAVIALLIVLVDILPILGTGSFLVPWAVYNFFTDKTHLAIGLLVLFLVITVIRRIIEPKILASNLGISALAALVSLFLGLKVLGLFGLILGPALVIIYEALRKAGFLKFRIDF, from the coding sequence ATGACGATTCGGAAGATTCTTCTGCTAGCAATCCTCCTAGCGATTGCGTTCTTTCTGCTGCCGCATTCCGTACCTTTTTTGCTTGCGCTGTTGACCGCGATCCTGTTGGAGCCGATGGTGATGTTTCTCATCCGTAGACTTCACCTCAATCGCTTGAGCGCCGTCATCGGCTCGTTTCTTTTGTTCCTGCTTTTGTTTGGCGTCGGCGCCTACTGGCTGGGGACTCAAATCGTCGTGCAAAGCGTAGATTTGGCGCAGCGCCTGCCTGCCTATTCCCAGCATTTGTTCGAGCTGCTGGAATCCACGATCGTGCGTTGGGAAGTGTACTACGCCTCCCTGCCTGCGGAAACTGTCTTCCAGATCCAGCAGCTGTTCGAAAGCCTGAAAACGTCGGCTCTGAACGGCGCCTCCAGCCTCGCCAAAGGCATTCTCGGCGCAGTGGCGACGATTCCCGGCTTTTTGCTGACGACCATCATTTACATGGTGGCGCTGTTCCTGATCAGCCTCGACCTGCCGCGGCTGAGGGCCGGGTTCATGCGGCTGTTCACTCCCTCCGCCAGGGAAAAGGTAAACGTCGTGCTGTCCCAGCTGAACCGTGCGACCGTCGGATTTTTGCGGGCGCAAATTATCCTCAGCTTCGTCACGTTCCTGCTCGCGTGGCTTGGCCTGGTCATCCTGCACGTCAAGTATTCGGCGGTCATCGCGCTGTTGATCGTACTGGTGGACATCCTCCCGATATTGGGGACGGGGTCCTTCCTCGTACCGTGGGCGGTCTACAACTTTTTTACGGACAAAACGCACCTCGCCATCGGGCTTCTCGTTCTGTTTTTGGTCATCACGGTCATTCGCCGTATCATTGAGCCAAAGATCCTGGCTTCAAACCTCGGAATCAGCGCGCTCGCTGCACTGGTCAGCCTTTTTCTCGGACTCAAGGTCCTTGGATTGTTCGGCCTCATCCTGGGTCCGGCGCTCGTCATCATCTACGAGGCGTTGCGCAAGGCAGGGTTCCTGAAGTTCCGAATCGATTTCTGA